GTACATTGTTTTCCCGAAAGATACATCATTTCCCAACATGCCGGTTGCCGGGCCGGATCGCCGCTTTGTTGCTATGCCTGCCTATCTTGGCGGGCGTTTTGATCTATGCGGACAGAAATGGTACGGCTCAAATGCAGAAAACAAAAAAGCGGGTCTCCCGCGGTCCGTCCTGATGCTTACGCTGAATAATAAAAGCACCGGCGAGCCTTTAGCCTATATGAGCGCTAATCTGATCAGTGCCGCCCGTACCGGCGCGGTCCCTGCCGTCGGCGCCCGCTACCTCGCGCGTAAGGATTCCAAAATTCTCGCTCTTGTTGGCTGCGGCCCTATCGGCAAAGCCTGCTTTGAAGCGATTATAACTGAGCTTCCGAATGTTGGGAAGGTGATTTGCCATAACCGCTCTGAAGCAAAAGCCGTTTCGCTTGCAAGCTATATCAAAAAAAATTACGGCCTGAATGCCGCCGTTGAAAACGATTTGGAATCTGCCGCCCGTGAAGCGGATGTGATTTCTGTCGCCGCCTCCCGTACCGCTCCCCTGCATTTTAAACACGAATGGATCAAGCCGGGTTGTACCCTACTTGCCTCCGGTCCTCTCCAGTGCGATGAAACGCTTTGGATGGACACCGATATCGTTTATGACCATATCGGTTTGCACCAAGCCTATGTAGAAGAGGCCATCGAATCCGGTGACAAGGACGAATATTACAACGGCGTAATCGGCGGTCCCATCTATCGTCTTATTGATGCCGGCAGGAAACCGGCCCTTGATGATTCCATCAGCATCGGCCAGGTCATTACCGGGGAAAAACAGGGCCGTATCAGCGATAAGCAAATCATTTGCTTTGTTTCATGCGGGATGTCCGTATTTGACCTGGGTCTCGGATACGATCTTTATCGGACTGCGCTCGAGAAGGGAATCGGTCAGAAGCTGCTGCTCTGGGAGAGTCCGAAACAGTGTGAAGAAAACGAGTAGCTCTATTGAGATGGATGTCGATAAGGAGATTCGGAATGAAGGCCAAAATAAAAAACAGACACGTCCTGCTGTCGCATGGCGACGTCGAAAGCAGAAAAATCGTTCTTGACATTGCGGATAAGACACTGCAGCAGCTTGACGCTTACGAGCGAATCAAAAGTATCGCTCATATGGAGGATCATATCCTTTGGATCGGAAGCCGTAAATGGGACCTTTCCAAAAAACGCAGCGTCTTTCTGATCGGTGCGGGTAAAGCCTGCAATCACATGGCGATGGCAGTGGAGGAGATTCTCGGCGATCATCTTACACTTGGTATTGCGATCGTGAAGATTTCCGAGGAGACGGATATTTTTCGTAAGACAAACGTTTATGTAGGCGGTCATCCGCTTCCTAACGAAGAAGGATTACGCGCCTGCCGGGAAATATTAAAAATCGTTGATCATGCATCCTCCGACGACCTTTTTATTGTTGTGATGAGCGGCGGAAGTTCAGCTCTTATGAGTTACCCGATTGACGGGATAACGCTTCAGGATGAGATCGACACAACCGATATCATGCTGAAGTCCGGATGCGGCATCTACGAAATAAACGCCATTCGCAGACATATTTCCCGGATGAACGGCGGCGTGCTGGCCAAACGGATCCAAGCCCGCGGCGCCGAGTTGATCGGCTTCGGTATCAGCGATGCGGTTGGTACGCCTGCCACCCGTAATATAGGTGAACCGTATCCGGATTATAGAGGCACCCCCATGGGACCGGACCAGACCACGCTGGAAGATGCAAGGCGGGTCATACGCGATTACGATGTCAAGGACCGGCTGCCCAAAGCAGTTGTGGACTACCTCCTAAATGCCGGTCCAGAAGGGGAAACGCCGAAGGCTTTTTCTGAAAATACCTACTTTCTCATTAACAGTCTGCCCGATTCTTGTCTGTATGCAAAGAAAGCGGCAGAGGAGATGGGGATTCCTGCTGCCATTCTTTCCTCCTTCATCGAGGGTGAAAGCAAGGATGTGGGAACGGTATTTGCCTCTATTGCCCGTGAAATCCAGCATAGCGGCAATCCTATCGCGGCTCCTTGCGTCGTGCTGAGCTCCGGCGAAGCGACCACAAAAATTGTAGACAATTCACAAATTAAGGGGCATGGCGGTCCCGGTCAGGAGCTCACGCTCAGTTTTGCGATTGCCGCTCAGAAGGTACCCGGCTGCGCTCTGCTTTCCATCGACACGGAAGGAACCGACGGAACGACCAAGGTAGCCGGAGGCATTACAGATTCCCAAAGCTTTGCGAATGCTTGCGAAAAAGGAATTGATATGTATGCGTCCTTGCACGGCCACGCGTGCTTTGAAGCGCTTGAAGAGATTGGAGATACGGTCTTTACCGGAAACACGGGCACCAATCTGTGTGATTTGAACATTATGTACGTTCCTGCCCTTCCCGGAAAGACCGAAACAAAGCATGGCATCCGGATCAGATCCGTTCATGCTCGCCAGCTAATCGACTGCAAGTGCAGACCCATGGTCGAGGTTGAAGTCGTTACGGAAGACGGATCGATGGGTACCGGTTCCGCTCCCACCGGCAGTTCCGTGGGGAAGCACGAGTCCTGGGTGCTTCGTGACGGCAACCCGAAAGAATACGACGGTCTCAGCGTTCACAAGGCTGTTGCGAACATCAATGAAATAATCGCTCCCAAATTGATAGGGTTGGATGTAACCGACCAAAAGATGCTTGATCAGGTGATGATTGACCTTGACGGCACCCCGGATAAGCATATTCTTGGCGGCAACGCGATTTACAGCGTTTCCGTCGCCTGCTACCGTGCGGCGGCTGCGACTAAACACCGTCCGCTCTATGATTTAATTTCCGGAGGACATATCAAAACCGTTCCCATTCCATCATTTAACGTGATTAACGGCGGCAAAAACGGTGGCATTACGCAGGCCTTCAACGAATTCATCGTCATGCCTTATCGCGCTGACGACATTGAGGAAGCTGTGGAAATAGCAGTCAAAGTATTTCAGAAACTCGGCCATGTGATAAGGATATACACCGGCGCCGAACCTGCCGTCGGGCAGTCGTACGGCTGGGCGGCCCCCTCCGAAGACCCCGAGGTATGCCTTGACCTGATCCAAAAAGCCATCGATCTATGCGGCTATGCCGATAAATGTGCATTTGCGCTGGATTGCGCGTTGAGCGAAATGTACGATGCCAAAACCAACCGCTATTATCTGAACGGAAAAGCCGTGACCCGTGACGAGGTTATCCGCTATATCAAGTACCTTACAGAAAAATATAATTTTGTATTCATTGAAGACATTTTGGACGAGAACGATTGGGAAGGGTATGAAAAAGCGCATCAGGAAATTACTCGTACGCTTATCCTTGCCGACGATCTTACCGTTTCAAACAAAGCCCGTATTTTGCGCGCGTATAAGACGAATTCCATCGACGGCTTCATACTGAAGCCTAACCAGGTCGGTACGATCAGCGAGGCGCTTGAAGCTCACAACTTCGCAGAAGCTCACGGGCTGCACTCGATCACTTCCGGGCGTTCCGGCGGTGTCATCGACGATGTTGTCATGGATATGGCAGTCGGACTGCAGATCCCTTTTATTAAAAACGGCTGTCCCCGCTCCGGCGAGCGGATTGAAAAGTTGAACTTCCTGATGAGGGTGAAGGATAAATACCCCGGGAGTCAAATGGCCAAAATCGACCGATTAGTGAAATTTTAATACAAACGAGTCCGAAATCGTATGTTCGGTGTGCATTGGCGCAAATGGATCGGAAATGACTTTAGTCGTGCTAGGAAGCGCTGTCGATGTGTGTTCGTAATGATCGCCAAGATTCCAGCGGACCCTAACTCACGGCTAAGCGCGCATACCCGCTGAACGTGTTCAGTAAAAAAATGGAGTGTTAATCATGTCATTGATATTAGCTGTTGATCTGGGCGGCACGAAAGCCCATACGATCGTCGCCGACCGCCAAGGCCATATTCTGGGCTTTGGAGACGACAAGGAATGGGTATACGAGGCTCTGGAAAGACGCATTTTTAAAATGGTACGTATCCGTTTCGCCGCGGACAAAGCTCTCGCCGACGCAGGCTTGCCTCTGTCGAAAATCGACCGGGTATCCGCCAGCTGTTCCGGTGCGGACTGGCCGTTTGAACTGCCGATTGGCGTCAGACAGCTTCGCGAGACATTGGGCGTCCAGAATGTTACTTACGTTAACGACTGCATAGGCGCGCTTCGGGGCGGCACGGAAATGATCGGACGCGATTGCGCCGTGATCTGCTTGGGCACAGGCGCCAATTGCGCGGTCTTTAACAAGGACGGCAAAAGTTATGAGTATGCCTATTACTTAAAGAACATCCATCAGGGCGGCGAAGCCATCGGCCGCTTTATTGTAGACGCTGTGGTGGACGCCAGCGTCGGTCTTGCACCGCCAACCGAACTGACGCGCCTTTTGCTGGATTTTACGGGTTTTTCCTCCGTCGAAGAGTTTTATATGCTTTGTACGACGGGCCGGACCGAAGACGAGCCTCCCAAACAGCCGGTGTATAAGGAGTTCTGCCCGCTGCTTTTTGAGGCCATACGTCTCGGAGACGCCGTGTCGCTGCAGTACATTGACCAATTTTGCGCCGCTTTGGCTAATTATGTGGTGGTTGCCGCAAAAAAACTGAGTATCGTTGACAGGCCGCTGCCTGTGGTCATTTCGGGAGGCGTGTGCAAGGGCGACAATATCATTCAGGAGCTTATTGAAAAACACCTCAAGGAAAAAGTGCCCAAGGCATACTGTATAAACGCGCGGTTCGAACCGGTCGTCGGGGCGCTGTTACTGGATCTGGATCGCATATATCCGCAGGGTATACCCGAAGATGTTATGAAAACGCTTGAACGCTGCTGCACCGAACGGAAGCTTTTCCGGGACGAAAAGAACGGATAGCATCCATCCAGTATCTCTCTTGTTTCCAAACAGGAAGTTGAGGGTTCCGTAACGAATTGAGTAATCGTGCATAACGCTGGCATTAACGCCGCAATCCAAATTCCAATAACGAGAGAGGTTATCTTATGAAGGTACTGGTTACCGGCGCGTCCGGCAACGGAGGTCAAGCGGTTTGCCGCGAGCTGATTCGGCAAGGATTGTCGGTCAGGATGGCGGATGTTATGCCTCCGCCTTCGGAGGATCTGGCGGGAGTCGAATTTATCCGGTACGATGCAAGATCCCCGGGCGATGCGCGCCGCGCGGCGGAGGGTGTGGACGCCGTTGTTCATCTCGCCGCTTGGCACTGCGCCCATCAGCCGCCGGTCAGCGACGAAACGATCTTTGCCGTCAATGTCGACGGCACGTTCCATATGCTCGAGGCATGCCGGCAAGAGGGCATCAAGGCGATCGTCTACGCATCGTCGATGGCTTACGGCTGGTGGTCCGTGTATGGAGTCAGTAAAGTTATCGGTGAAGACCTGTGCAAAGCTTACCATGAAATGACCGGCGCTTCGATCGCCATGCTTCGGTACCACGAATTCATTCCACGGCCGTATCTGGAATACGGGGAACGGCTGCTTCGCAACGGCGTGGACCGGAGAGATGTGGCAGCGGCCACGGCGGCATCCGTCAAAGCGGCGCTGGAGAAGCGTTTCGGACTGTTCCGGACGATCGTTCACACCGACCACGGGATGCCGTCCGACGTCGTCCAGAATTTTGGCAAGCTCGGTCCGGATTGGTGCGAGTCGCGCGTCCCGGGCGCGAGACGTTTGATCGAGAAGTACAAGCTGAACCTTCCCGCGCAGGTCGAACAGCATGACCTGTCCGAAGCGGAGAGGACGCTGGGCTGGAAACCGAAATACGGCTTTCCGGAATTTTTGCGGGATCTGAAGGAGAGAGACGAACGCGGGCTCGACGTCGAGCGGCTATGGGTACCGTCCGAAATGCCTTCGTTGTAATCCCTTAACCGTTCACGACCACGCCTCCGGTGACATGAAGGAACTGGCCCGAAACGTAAGATGAATCCTGCGAAGCCAAATAAACGTATGCCGGCGCGACCTCGAAAGGCTGTCCCGCACGTTTCATCGGCGTTTTGCCGCCCCAGTTTGCGACTTGATCGGCAGGGAAGGAAGCCGGAATGAGCGGCGTCCAAATGGTACCGGGAACGACGCCGTTGACGCGAATCCCTTTGCCGGCTAACGACTTGGACAGCGAACGCGTAAAGGAGACGATGGCCCCTTTCGTAGCGGAATAATCCATCAGCAGCTCGTTCCCCTCGTAGGCGGTCAGGGAGGCGGCATTAATAATGGCGCTTCCCGGTTTCAAGTGCGGCAAAGCGGCCTTGGTCAAGTAGAAGACGGAATAAAAATTCGTCCGGAACGTCTTCTCCATCTGTTCGGACGTAATATGTTCCAGGCCGTTTTGCACATGCTGCTCAGCCGCATTGTTGACCAGAATATCCAATTTACCGAATTGCGCCAGCGTCTTCTCCACTACCTGGTAGCAGAACGATTCGTCTCCGATATCGCCGGCCAAATTCAAGCAGCGGCGGCCGATTTTCTCGACGGCCTGTTTGGTTTCTTCCGCATCGGCATGCTCGTTCAAATAGACAATAACGACATCCGCGCCTTCCTTGGCGTAAGCAACGGCGATCGCGCGTCCCTGACCGCTGTCTCCGCCGGTAATGATCGCGACCTTGTCCTGTAACTTTCCGCTTCCGGCATAAGCCGGATTATCAAAGATCGGCCGCGGATTCATTAACGACTCGATCCCGGGCTGCGCATCTTGATGCTGGGGCGGATAAGGGGGGGAGGGAGGCGTTGGCGCTCCCGCCGAACCGGAAGCCGCTTGCGATGGTTGGTTCATGGGTATCGTTTCTCCTTATGGCTATTTTTTGTAATCGGGATGGGGAATGCGGGCCGTCTCAACGCTCAGCAATGCCGGTCCGCTCAAGCTTCGAATCGAAGCGAGCGCCTCGTCCAGTTCATCTCCGTTTTGGATTCGCTGCGCATGCCAGCCGCATGCCCTCGCGATTTGAACAAAATCCGGATTCGAGATTGCGGTTCCTTCCGGCTCAAGGCCTTTCATGATCATCTTGTCGCGTTCCATCTGCAGCGTGCCGTTGTCAAAAACGATCGCGACGATCGCCAGCCCGTATCGCGCGGCAGTCAGCAGATCCGCCAACACCATGCCCAAACCGCCGTCGCCCGTAATGCAGACGACCTGTTTATGCGGATCGATCAGCTTTGCCGCCATCGCGGCCGGCAAGCCGAAGCCCATGGTCCGCCAGCGGCCTGACAGCAGCACCTGCTGCCGGCGGGCGGCGAAGCTGCGCAAAAACCAAAGCGTGGAGTCCCCTTCGTCCAAAGCGATGATAGCTTCGTCGTCAAGGTGCCGCTCAAGTTCACGAATAATGCCCGCAGGATGAAGCGGCGTCGCCGTCTGCTCTTTCTCTCCTTCGCTTTGCTCCTTCCAAATTTGTTTGCAGTGCTTGACCCGGTTCATCCACTCAGGCTGTACCGTATAATTATCAAGCTCTGCAGCCATCCGCGTCAGCATAACCGATAGGTCGCCCGCCAGCTCGATTTCGACAGGCAGGGTAGCATCGTAGATATCCGGCCGGACGGCGAGATGAATCACCCGCGCATGACTTGGAACGCTCCGTTCCGGCCACCAATCGGTCTCAAGGACAAGCACAACGTCCGAATCCTTGAACAGCTCGGTCAGGTAAGGATTGCCGCCTTCACCAAGACCGTTTAACAGCTGCGGATGGTCATCCGGGAAGATGCCTGCCGCTCCGTAGCCCATCGCAAGGCCGCAGCTCCAAGCCTCGGCAAACGCTTGGAGGGGATCGCGGTGCCGGAGGGCTCCTCCGCCTACAAGCATCATCGGTTTTTGGGCGGTTCGAATGATCTCGATCGCCTTCGTTAACCCGTCCGGATCGAGGACAGGAGCGGACTGCAGCGGCGGCGGCTCGGGCCGGTTCTTCGTCACCAAATGAAAGAGATCACCGGGAATGGAC
This genomic window from Paenibacillus humicola contains:
- a CDS encoding tyramine oxidase subunit B codes for the protein MGKRTEFLYMSEPDVIKAGVLDVKRCVNNAEEVFKLLVQGDYLMGGNNHNNHGMYIVFPKDTSFPNMPVAGPDRRFVAMPAYLGGRFDLCGQKWYGSNAENKKAGLPRSVLMLTLNNKSTGEPLAYMSANLISAARTGAVPAVGARYLARKDSKILALVGCGPIGKACFEAIITELPNVGKVICHNRSEAKAVSLASYIKKNYGLNAAVENDLESAAREADVISVAASRTAPLHFKHEWIKPGCTLLASGPLQCDETLWMDTDIVYDHIGLHQAYVEEAIESGDKDEYYNGVIGGPIYRLIDAGRKPALDDSISIGQVITGEKQGRISDKQIICFVSCGMSVFDLGLGYDLYRTALEKGIGQKLLLWESPKQCEENE
- the eno gene encoding phosphopyruvate hydratase, which codes for MKAKIKNRHVLLSHGDVESRKIVLDIADKTLQQLDAYERIKSIAHMEDHILWIGSRKWDLSKKRSVFLIGAGKACNHMAMAVEEILGDHLTLGIAIVKISEETDIFRKTNVYVGGHPLPNEEGLRACREILKIVDHASSDDLFIVVMSGGSSALMSYPIDGITLQDEIDTTDIMLKSGCGIYEINAIRRHISRMNGGVLAKRIQARGAELIGFGISDAVGTPATRNIGEPYPDYRGTPMGPDQTTLEDARRVIRDYDVKDRLPKAVVDYLLNAGPEGETPKAFSENTYFLINSLPDSCLYAKKAAEEMGIPAAILSSFIEGESKDVGTVFASIAREIQHSGNPIAAPCVVLSSGEATTKIVDNSQIKGHGGPGQELTLSFAIAAQKVPGCALLSIDTEGTDGTTKVAGGITDSQSFANACEKGIDMYASLHGHACFEALEEIGDTVFTGNTGTNLCDLNIMYVPALPGKTETKHGIRIRSVHARQLIDCKCRPMVEVEVVTEDGSMGTGSAPTGSSVGKHESWVLRDGNPKEYDGLSVHKAVANINEIIAPKLIGLDVTDQKMLDQVMIDLDGTPDKHILGGNAIYSVSVACYRAAAATKHRPLYDLISGGHIKTVPIPSFNVINGGKNGGITQAFNEFIVMPYRADDIEEAVEIAVKVFQKLGHVIRIYTGAEPAVGQSYGWAAPSEDPEVCLDLIQKAIDLCGYADKCAFALDCALSEMYDAKTNRYYLNGKAVTRDEVIRYIKYLTEKYNFVFIEDILDENDWEGYEKAHQEITRTLILADDLTVSNKARILRAYKTNSIDGFILKPNQVGTISEALEAHNFAEAHGLHSITSGRSGGVIDDVVMDMAVGLQIPFIKNGCPRSGERIEKLNFLMRVKDKYPGSQMAKIDRLVKF
- a CDS encoding N-acetylglucosamine kinase; its protein translation is MSLILAVDLGGTKAHTIVADRQGHILGFGDDKEWVYEALERRIFKMVRIRFAADKALADAGLPLSKIDRVSASCSGADWPFELPIGVRQLRETLGVQNVTYVNDCIGALRGGTEMIGRDCAVICLGTGANCAVFNKDGKSYEYAYYLKNIHQGGEAIGRFIVDAVVDASVGLAPPTELTRLLLDFTGFSSVEEFYMLCTTGRTEDEPPKQPVYKEFCPLLFEAIRLGDAVSLQYIDQFCAALANYVVVAAKKLSIVDRPLPVVISGGVCKGDNIIQELIEKHLKEKVPKAYCINARFEPVVGALLLDLDRIYPQGIPEDVMKTLERCCTERKLFRDEKNG
- a CDS encoding NAD-dependent epimerase/dehydratase family protein, whose amino-acid sequence is MKVLVTGASGNGGQAVCRELIRQGLSVRMADVMPPPSEDLAGVEFIRYDARSPGDARRAAEGVDAVVHLAAWHCAHQPPVSDETIFAVNVDGTFHMLEACRQEGIKAIVYASSMAYGWWSVYGVSKVIGEDLCKAYHEMTGASIAMLRYHEFIPRPYLEYGERLLRNGVDRRDVAAATAASVKAALEKRFGLFRTIVHTDHGMPSDVVQNFGKLGPDWCESRVPGARRLIEKYKLNLPAQVEQHDLSEAERTLGWKPKYGFPEFLRDLKERDERGLDVERLWVPSEMPSL
- a CDS encoding SDR family oxidoreductase, coding for MNQPSQAASGSAGAPTPPSPPYPPQHQDAQPGIESLMNPRPIFDNPAYAGSGKLQDKVAIITGGDSGQGRAIAVAYAKEGADVVIVYLNEHADAEETKQAVEKIGRRCLNLAGDIGDESFCYQVVEKTLAQFGKLDILVNNAAEQHVQNGLEHITSEQMEKTFRTNFYSVFYLTKAALPHLKPGSAIINAASLTAYEGNELLMDYSATKGAIVSFTRSLSKSLAGKGIRVNGVVPGTIWTPLIPASFPADQVANWGGKTPMKRAGQPFEVAPAYVYLASQDSSYVSGQFLHVTGGVVVNG
- a CDS encoding thiamine pyrophosphate-binding protein; translation: MAETKTTAIEPALPHSDPPSLTVAETILRQLRLWGVRRIYGVAGDAIFGLLDALAKQDDLAFISVKHESVASMMASAEAKLTGQLSVCIAQMGPGLANLLTGLGDAFMDKAPVLAITGHAPLDKLGTPYKQSVNQQSMVQSVTGSSQLVVHPDAIIPALKQAHKIALSNRTPVHLSIPGDLFHLVTKNRPEPPPLQSAPVLDPDGLTKAIEIIRTAQKPMMLVGGGALRHRDPLQAFAEAWSCGLAMGYGAAGIFPDDHPQLLNGLGEGGNPYLTELFKDSDVVLVLETDWWPERSVPSHARVIHLAVRPDIYDATLPVEIELAGDLSVMLTRMAAELDNYTVQPEWMNRVKHCKQIWKEQSEGEKEQTATPLHPAGIIRELERHLDDEAIIALDEGDSTLWFLRSFAARRQQVLLSGRWRTMGFGLPAAMAAKLIDPHKQVVCITGDGGLGMVLADLLTAARYGLAIVAIVFDNGTLQMERDKMIMKGLEPEGTAISNPDFVQIARACGWHAQRIQNGDELDEALASIRSLSGPALLSVETARIPHPDYKK